aattaactCAAGCAATTGCTGTGAAATATTTACCGCCATTGACGGTTATTGATTATCATTGGAACTATGTTAAAAACTATGCTCAACTGTTTCATCTGAACCCAACATGCGGTCGAACATTTACATTATGTTTATCACAAAAGACGATTATTCTGCGACTTTTATCTTAATAACTAGCACTGTTTCCCGGCCTTCGGCCGGGTCGTACTGTACCCAGGGAAAAGTTTCGTTATTATATTTTCGACCCTACGAGTCGTTTTACATATATCGTCTCATTTTCACTTATCTTAGTTGGGTAGTCAGATAGATCTTATCAAAGACATTACAATAAAAACCTTACAAgacatttatttcaaattatcgtttttttctgcaaatttattgtttcgaTTAGCCGCAAAATTATCAAACATGCGTTTCGTTGACTCATAGCGAGGCAACCATTGGACGTTCCGTTCACTACAGCGCCTTAGCTAGAGTCGAATATCAAAGCGGGCTGAGCCACGTCTTCAACGTGGCGATTAATCttaaattttcatcgaataaactttttaccaaaaatgctctgaaaatgaaaattttctttgaaaatacgTCTCCAAAAGTTAATCGAAAAGTCAAGgttaattacgaaaaacaaCCTTAGAAATCCGAATTAATCCGAGCGTCTGCTAAATTGTATAGAGCTGaaacgatatttttgttttttaccgTCATGCCATATGATCAAGTCGgtgaatatattttaaaaacatagctaacgccttCCCGTGGCAAACGCCTATTCAGGGCCACGGAGACCCGTACTCAGAAGTTTGGAGTGCAATAACTTTGAACAACCATAAATGTATTTTGTAACCACACTGCATCACAAAAACCTTCGTTATAATTTCTTCTAACGTTATCTTCTGTTGAAATTGCTTGCAGCAATTTCGAAAGCCCCGTCCgaagtaaaatttattaatccaGCATTTCCCTCAACggcttttttcaaatttttcacatttaactAAAATTCAAGATGGCGGCTTGCGGCCATTTCGTTCGACAACTAAAGGCACTTCTACCACTTTTAATTATCgttacctttcaaacaaaaaaaagttcacgaAAGTCGGATAAAATTTACTTAAGATATAagcaaaaacattaaaattcaagACGGCGGCCAACGGCCATTTGGTTGGGGTATTATAAACATCACAACCACTTTACGATTGTCtttacctttcaaacaaaaaaaattcatcaaattagcatgaaatttactcgagatatagGCAAAAGCACCAAAATCCAAGATGGCGGcggcggccattttgttaggactCTAGAAACAGTAGCATCGTGTCACAatcatcaatacctttcaaacaaaaaaaattcatgtaattagcataaaatttactcgagatatcaGCAAAATTCActacgttcactgtacggccgagtagcatCGATTaggctcactccaagagacgtAGCTCCCGATCCaatgaaccgaatttcatgaacttttttttccttgaaaggtATATGGTCAATACCTATGAAATGGCGCTAAAATAACCGAAATCCGATCGTCCTTTCCTGTTATATTGGCAAGAAACAGTTGGAGCCCTCCGCCAGTTTCACATCAACGGCTCTAGCTCACGAGTAGGACTTccgattttcatgaattttttttaatcgacaggTATtgcaaatacctttcatttgacgcaTCACATGCGTCTAGCGTTTAAACTGCCGGagatatatttgaaaaacccTAAATCACTTATAGGGCCCTAACTTTGGAAGGGCCACCCTAGATTGCTCATCTTCGACCTTGAATCagcattaccaaacgggaaaaaaaaaagaattttggaaaaaagttgcgttttactcaagttatcgtgcagacggacggacagacagacagacagacagattttttttttcgctgattcGGCATCTCTGAGTAACCCCAAAAGGTTTGCCCTTACTCAGGGATTCCGATTCGGCTTGTTACAAACCCAGTAGTAAACGCAtgagaccccagtacttcgtacgggtctaaacaaTCTTTGAGGTGCTAGTGTGAGGTCCGAGGCCGACttttaaaagacaaaattaATGATGCTCCGATATTGTTTTTTGAAATGACTTCGGACGgtgttttttaaaatctgttTTGAGAAACGGTCCCGCAGCTTCGTTGACTTCGTCAAATACTTCTTATTTGGAAAATTGGCTCCCAAAAACTGGCTGGTTGACTTGGTAGAGGTTGATTTTAAAATCGACATCGACCGGTCGATCATTTACAAGTCGTAGAGCTGACCAGTTGATCCGTTagaggtcgattttgaaaaacggcttCGTACTACTGACTGGCTGATCTGTCAGGgacgaattttgaaaaacggtcCCGAAGAGCTGACCGGTTGAACTCTcggaggtcgattttgaaaaatgacctCGGACGGCTGACCGACTGACTCATTGGAGGTCCATTTTGAAAAACGCCGTCGGACGGCTGATCAGCTGACGCGTTGGAGGTCAATGTTGAAAAACACCGTCGGACGGCTGACCAGCTGACCCCTAGGAGGGCCGGGTGCTCCGAGGTGCCCCGATGTGCCCCGAGGTGCGCTGTGGTGCTCCGAGGTGCGCCGAGGGGCGTCGTGGTGCCCCTACGTTCAGATTTATATGTATAGATTAGATTTGAACGCACCTGTTTCAAGCAATTTAAATTACCTTTATGTGACTCTCACCGAAGACCaacgaaaaaacaacaactcaTTAACATAACTTATGGATACAAGTTGAATCTCATTTTCTATTCGACGATAATAAGTACGTAATCTCGGTACATTCCTGTTTGtgtattcaatttcattgcTGTGAAACACGATGAATAATGAAAGTAAACGCAATAAAGCGAGTCATTAGCTTTTTGATTGTGTCCACCACTGCAGCTAGCGGCTATTATATCAGCATTCGTATTggctttattttttgttccttCGATTTATCTTCTTTATGTTAATTGGCCAAGATTACATGTATTACAATTCATATTCCTTAATTTTAGTTATTGTATGTGAAACGTGATAGATCGTTCCACCTGCGTATGTTCATCACAGTAGTTTTTCTATTAATCCAAAATTGCTGTGACTTTTAGAAACGAGAAGCATATCAGATcaaaatcaatgaatctattacttcatttgtgtaaatGATCTTTTAGTGTTCTattcgaaatcttttacttcataagtTTAAACATACGCTATGTTATTTATAACAACACATCATAGTTCTTTTGGTCGTATCATATATGAAAGAGTGACAACAAAGTTGAATATTCGTGGGACAAAAAACCTGCGTTGGTAGTAtgtcaaaattgtatgaaCGTCTCATGCAATTTTACACTTACTAGCTCAAAACCAATATGATCAACACATAAAATTCCAGTCCAGGTGTTTGTTCTAcatgtcgtcgttgtcgataactgTTATGGATTATGGTCAGGAACTCGTTGTACCGTCGAAACGCGTTTTCGGTCAATGATCGTTTCCGGTGCGAAAGTGTCAATATTCGTAGTTGAcataaaatagtaatttatacaaccgagtgataaatgcttttttaggcacaagatgtgtagattgtcactcgaggccgtGGGCCTTTGTCATTGTTGGGACATTTGTAAGGCAGGGGTTAGAATGTTCAAACGATGAACATGAAGTGTTTTTACTCGCAAAGTCCAGCATAAATTTTATCGCAAATCTAATCAGGTAATGGATCATTTACGTGCTGCGAGTGAAAAACCTTTCCTCCATAAAAATTGGGAAGTTGATTGTACtttacaacaaaatgaaatcagCGAAAATGTGTACGACTTaatattcaacattttcaaattaaagcCGGACTTTTTACCGGTATAGCTGTTATTAATATctggaaaataaaacttgaccTAAGCTAGAccaaaacaaaatactttatGGCGTTCGAAGCCACGGTATTTTCCTACACATACGATACGATTTGTTGTATTAGAGCTCATCGCTTGTTTTCACCACACAAAAACATCACATTTTAAAAGAATCACGTAAGAAACAACCTTACAAATTCATTGCATATTTTTAACTCGTTAATATCTTGACATTGAACTAAATAATGCATTTAGTGAATCTATTTACTACGAAATTTCTTacaatcacatttttttcttctttttttttaaatgatctGAATATTCAACTGTTTTATACTTGTCGATGTCGatgaaattcatatttttattcataaaaaagtatttttccaCGTATTTTGCATGAATAGGTTAATGGGTGATCCCATTTACctctggaaaatattttaaatttcgcgCCGAAGCCAGAGCGAAAAATAATTGTCGTATGTGTTCACTttcgcaaaatatttttgtctgtGGCACACGAGCTAGATCTGTCATTTAAAATGGCTGTCTTTGATCtaacaatatttgaattcgatACTTgcaagttttaattttttttttgaaaaattttcgtaGAAAAATGGTAAGTATCTACCTGTTGCTTCCTATTTAATGCAAAATGCGTTGAATAATTGGAAATGCACTATCGACAATTTTCGTTCTCATTCGAAACGAgctgttttgttttatgttcGCTCCTAGAATTTATTCTTCATTTTTAGCCTGGAACTTGTGCAGAGAGAACCCAACAATACATCGAGAGATTAAAAATAAGTGGTAAATACGAAgatttaaagaagaaaaaggcCGAATCCGAAAAGTTGAGAAGACAACGCTTAAAAGAatcgttgaataaattgtctgagtgtaaaagaaagaaatttgtcGACAATGTTCGAGCAAAATGCCGCGAAAGGgtaaaaaaatttcgcgaaaaatcaaaacaatcgAATGCGCAGCTCACAACATTACAATCAAATCGAAACAATGGACCGGCGAGTCTTCTTGCACCGCAACGAAATTTTCTCCAAAGTTCATACAAGACTGAAGCTGCTCTCGCAAAAGCAACTACAAAATTTCGGAAGTCGTTACCCAAATCTCCGAGTAAGAAAGACGCAATCATCGAGAAATTTGTCAATTCTCTGCGTAATCATGAGAACGTTGTCCAGAACAAAGCAAAATTGAACAAAGGTGGGAGGAAGGGAATTGCTGAGGAGCTATGTACTGAAATATTGCACTTTTACGAACGAGACGATGTCAGTCGTATATCAGCTAACACGAAGGACGCACGGTTCTATAAAAATCCAGAGACTGGTCGGAAAGAGTTGAAACAAAAGCGATATTTGGTGCTGACGCTCAAACAAGCccataacaaatttttaatcgaaaacgCTGGTAAGTGAATTTATATCTCTCTGAACGTTTAATGCAAAAAATACGTTCCCACATAAAACACTGAATCTTCATATCACTTTTCTTGGACCTGCAGAACAATACCCAGACAAAGTACCAGTGAAGTTAGCGAAATTCGGAGCATTGCGTCCTGCACATGTGAAATTGGTGCATGCAACTCCGCAAGCTGTCTGTTTGTGTATTTACCACGAAAACTTTGAACAGTGCTGCTCTGTACTCAACAAACACCTGCCGCTGTTTCCAGCTTACGGACCGGAATTGAAACGACTGCTGACATGCGACGATCAGAAAAGAGATTGCTGGTTCAAATCCTGTGATATATGCAACGCAAAAACGGTTGAAAAGAAGATACAGGCGCTGATGAAAGGaaaggagaagaaaaaaatttcgtggTGGCAATGGGAAAAAGACGAAACGACCAACAGAACAGAAAAGAAGCAAATAACTGGAACTGTAAAGAAATTGATCGATTACTTCGTCAGTGTTTACAAATCCTTCCTGAtacattcattcataaatcgGCAACAACGTGAGAATTTCGCTGAGGATTTGAAGTACGTGAACTTACACGACGATGAGTGCTTGGTTCAATGTGACTTTGCAGAGAATTGGACAAACGAAAGCCAGGACGAAGTTTCCAATGCGCACTGGAACCAAAAACAGGTGAGAACAGAAAacttaaaaaactaaatgacCTTGACGTACAATTGAGTGCTAGATTTCAtttcatcacaaaattgaAGTTGAATTCTATTACAGCAAAAGTCGTAACATTTGATTCTCTATAAGAGTGAACAATTGCTTCTGAATGCTATTTACATTTGTTCAGTCGAACGATACATTGTacataaatttctttcttttacgCTCAGTGAATTTTTATTCTCGATTTATCATTGTGTTCTCTCTACACAAGTTCCAGTtatcattgatttttttttacttttatttgaaCAATCTATAAAGTCGGCTTTTGACACTCTTTCTTTTCCCTCTCTCCGACCATTCGTTTTAACATATACATtcatgcctccaaataaaacTACTTTTCAGATAAGCCTGTTTACCATATCGTTGCGGTATGGGTGCAAACAATATTCGAAAGTCGCCGTGTCAGACAACCTGGACCACAGTAAGGACACCATTTTTGCGTATTTGTACAAAACAATGTCGATGGTCCCCAAGTACATTAATCGCATACGGTTGTGGACTGATGGCCCGAGTAATCAGTTTAAGAACAAGTATATGGCGGCCACTATCAAAGCAttcgaaacaaaatttcataaaaaaatcatttggaattACCACGCAACTGCTCATGGTAAATCGTGTGTGGATGGCATTGGTGCTGTGGTGAAAAATAAGATAAAGCGGCTGGTCAATTCTCGAAAGTCTGTGGTGAATTGTTCTAGAGATTTTATTGATTCTTTTAACCAAGAGCCATCGAATATTGAGCTTATTGAAATGTCTTTCGCCGATatcaacaaaatcaacaagACGATGAAACTCGATACAGTCACCGAAACAGCTAAAACCATCAaggacatttcgaaatttcatcAACTGCAGTGTGTTGATAACAAAATTAAAGGGTTTGTGTTGTCCAAAGATGGATACGCATCGttacaataataaattgtGATCAAAATTACGTGATAAAATCcaccaaatttcaaaattttatgaagtgaacgtactttgaaattaatttcattttgaacttATTCGCATATTGACTGTCACTCTTAAAATGGAACCAGTgccaaaaattgataaaattgatttgtaatgacaaatttctgaattgtaaatttcttgtaaataaaaattaaaatttgtgcaTGCACAGAATGACCTCAGAGTATTACTTCACCGACAAAATAGTTTTCAcaggaaaatgtttcaagaAAATACTGCTAAGCACCACCTACAACAATTTTTCCTAGTCATAGTAACGTGGCTCACATCGGTTTTTgcttgattttaattttgctaGTGATTTTATGCAGTTTTACATAGAAGCAAATAGTTTTCTAAAGCtcatttaattcgaaaaatatttgcttgACATTCCTCActgtcaaaatttctaaaGAATCTAAATAAGTTTTTAAGCGAATGTAACGTGGCTCACAATGGGATCACCCTAATACGTATCGCATCATTTCGATCACTTTGATATATATACTTTTTTAGTGCATACATTTCCTGCATTGTTATAATATATCATCGTTTAATATGCaatgaaacaataattttccattgaaatgtGGGGCAAGATTGTTTTATTAGGTTTAAAATGGATGTTACATTTccatagatttttttaaattttaattagattCCGATTGCATTGTGAATATGTTGTAAtgtgacaataaataaaacgaaatatttcgtttcattaaatggaaattcatCACAAAGTCTCATCGTATATGaatataaaataacaaaaaaatattcttttgtgGTTTCTTTTATGCAATCATCATTTGTGGGAACATTTAATGGGAAATTATTGTCATTTTTGTATTCAatataatcaaaatattgacgcaacagaaatttttcaatgactATCAAAGATATGGTTTGGGTGTAAACACACTCACTCTCAGCGTTTTAAATAACATCACTGAATCTGTTGAGTTCCGTGTTAAATTATTAAGTAATAACTCTCTCGCAAAGAAACATCCGCTGATAAGTCCacaacattttatcaaaaatatataaagcAAGGTCTTTCgaaacagaaagaaaattgtgatGTAGGTTGTAGGTATGATGAATCCATCGTCTGTAAaggtttcatttttcaaagatttacTTCTCTTATGAAGttgattaatttcaaaatttgattatgaAGTTTCGTTTGAAGTACTTGGATATGTATACTCTCCCGGTTCTTATTACAAACGAACTGACTCGTGAAATATCTACTTTTTCGTGTTGTTAGTATTCACTTGCTAATACTGAAACACTTGTCTACattttttcgcaaaaaaaatatataacaCGCGTcgacattttattattgttttaataACTTGCAAATAAACTGTGACACCACTCCATACAACCGGTAAATAACTCATTTGCCGGTagtgttaatttttttatttgccgACGAATTACAGCAAAAATTGCCTTGCTTATTGTATTATCAACTTTGACTGTAAATTTGGAAGCAAACAAACAATACAGGTTTCAAAAATATACTTAAATGGGCTGTATGAGACACCAGTAGATTAGAGAGTTTGTTTGTGCAAATGGCGATAATACTTATCTTACGTCTTACTATTAAtaacaaaaagttttccatttgTTAGCGAGATTAACGTCTTCAAAATTTGTCCTGGTCTCATATGTTTTCAGCGCTCATCGAACCATTGACGTGttacaatttaattgaataaaatataaataagtTTTATTTATAAGTAAACTGCCAACATTTTCTTGTTGCACTTGTTGCGACTTGCAAATATGTTAATCGGCTCATTAAGCCTATATGAGAAACGAATACACAATTTTACTGGCATCTCTCATCTAATTTCATTtgcaattcattcatttgattttttgtgttttttttatttatttcattgagTAGAAACATACACAACCAATTATCATAATGCCATATATTCCAATTTTATGATTCAGGTTCAAGGTTAACCATTTCTGAACCAAGttgtattttatttgcaatgtttaattGCATGTATATTCATATGTCtcatatatcaaaaaaggaatAATCTTTTTACGTGTGAAAGAAGTAAATAATTGCAAGAAATCTCAAACGAATAAACTTTTGATGTTTGAGTATTTCGTGTGCTGCAGGCGGAAAAAACTCAGACGAAACAatagaaaaaagtttatttttcaaccGATAAAATTCAGATCGGAAattgagttaaaaaaaaaaagcaaaacagCAAATATTCGACCCAATGAAAATTCGATACGAAACACGGCACGTAATGGTgtacagaaatatttttaggtCGTTGTACGCaactaaaaatatcaaaaaaatcaacagGGTAATGGTGCTTCTTGTGTGAACTTTAGCAATCCGAAGCGAGACCTACAAAAGCTTTATCCATCATTTACACCGCTCATATGTCACAATTTTTACGTATAATTACGTGTGACTCCATaagttgaaaactttttaaaactGAAACCTTTAAAAAACTCGTCTGAGGTTACGAACGTTTTCAACTTTATGACACTCAATCCGTAACAGAGCTACATTCTCGTGCTGTGAGAATGATATAGAAGTTGCAGATCCCATTAGAACGTGTTTAGATGGTAATGAGAAAATGAGTAGCTGACACTCCTAAAATGGTTAGTTAATTTGTCACATTAACTCACCTTCACTTGCGTCTCAAGAAAAGTAACGACAAACAATTTCATGCCTATATCAGTCACGCACCAGAAATTATTAGGATTCTATGTGCTGGATGTGTTGCATTTCTAAAAGTTGTtggaaagaaataaaaaaaaaacataaaaaatgtgaaattgcaACTAACGTCATTTCTCAGAATTTGAAATGATCATAAGCAATTACTCATAGGCCAGTACATAAATGTCATTTAAAGCTAAACGATTCAATAAAAAACGAtgcgagattttttttatctcttttAAATGCAGCACTTTAGttacatttatattttcaatatgtGACCCACTTGATTTCTTAGACAGATTTTTCTGCCTCGGATCAAATATGCCGCACTTATCATTATAATTAGATGTGTGCTCGCTTTTGCTCGCATAGAAATttttagagagaaaaaaaattctttgacgCGTTTTCTTTATTCAATTATGTTCGAATATCTGATTTCAATGCCAACGAACTTTTCTTTGGCATTACAAGCCAGCATAAAAAGGTTAAGTGATGTTGTAATAATTAGAGATTTATGCTACTTACTGGTTGGTATGCATTTAATACCTCTCTCGGTATTATTTGTATAacgttttccatttaaaattaaaagaaaaaacctAGAGAAATGCTGATAGACCAAACAGTTGCAGATTAAGATTgttatttgatttgaaattttcgtttctttatttACTGTTAAGAGACAGTGCTTcgagcaaatatttttgtaaaatcattCACTTCTCATGTGTCTCGGACAATGAAGCTTGACCAAATAATCGCATTGGTGCTCAGAAATGGAAACTATTTTCAATGCGATTGGTGTATGTCTTAATTTTCTCATCAATCAAATATCGattttatacgaaaatttaacatttttttaagtggtttataaagtgaaattgtAGATACATACACTCAACACAGACAATTTCTtacatttaatttcttttcttttattttcgataaacaaaaaaaaaatccattgcGATAATTTGCCGGTGTGTACGTACCGCTATATATTTAATGAGATTGCATgatcacatgaaaatattataaatgtgATAAGTGTTTTAAAATGAGGTACATAATGATATGAATCTAAAAATATTAAACACAATGTTATCTATCTTTTGGCTGACAAATTTGTGTAATTAGAGCTGATTTACGTGTTTATAGACAAACACGTcacttaaatatatttttttcgcttcGTCATTGCGTGTATGCATAGCAGAACGacaagactttttttttgttttggtgcGAAAGTCCCATCATTACTAGCTTTATATCGTGGTATTTTGTTAGTGGAAACGTACATTGGGATCTGTTTTtgaagcagggcctatttctggaaaattgatttgctaaatttgatgaaaatttccaaaatttgcaaaaatatttttagtaaattttataGTCAGGAGcattgaaatttcagcatgactTTCCTTCaggtgtttttcagctggcacacacatacaatcaaaactgtttagaAATATTTATGCGGATGTAGTTGCGCGTGgcagtggtaaaaccgtataaagaaacagttttgattgttagtgtggatcagctaaaaaatagctgaagcaaattcatgctgaaatttaaCTGACTCTAACTGTTAATTTAActgttaattttattaaattttatcaaagtctaataaattttccaagaaTATGCCCTGTTTTAAAGAGTGTAGCCAATTATTTTATGAACACTGGTCTCTCCTAGCGAGACGGTATAATGTGCTTTACATCACAAAATGTTTCGTAACGTTTGGAAAGACCCTTTATGACCCGTCACGTCTTCACTTTATTTCGCATTATTTTTAGAATCTCTAAATAATATTTAGCGTAGACGATGTCACCGTAACTTTTCCTTTAAACATGATGTTTGTACATGGATGACACGCATTGAACGAAATGCATCACGCTATAATGTCAATTCCTATGCATGATATTGAGTCACAGAACCATTGTATTATCTATTCCCAAACTCCACATATTAGTTGGTCGTAGACGTAAGATTGCATACTCTACCAAATTCCAATTAAGCACAAATGTGCCGGCTATCTTGAAAAGTAAATCCGGTAAAATGATGGATGtcgatcaaattaattttataatttagcAAACAGCAGGGTGTTCACATGAGATTACAACTCTAACAATCGAGATCAATTCGATTTGATTTCAtccaataattttgttaaagttaataTTGGACAGAACGTTATTCATTCCGAATGGAAAGCATTGATGATTTATTTCAGCTAGCAGAATgataagaattttgtttttatcacgGACTTTTCAGTTGGATTTTTGTTTGCCAGGAATTAATTCGCTGTTAACTAgaactcgattttttt
This region of Bradysia coprophila strain Holo2 chromosome IV, BU_Bcop_v1, whole genome shotgun sequence genomic DNA includes:
- the LOC119086005 gene encoding uncharacterized protein LOC119086005, encoding MKGKEKKKISWWQWEKDETTNRTEKKQITGTVKKLIDYFVSVYKSFLIHSFINRQQRENFAEDLKYVNLHDDECLVQCDFAENWTNESQDEVSNAHWNQKQISLFTISLRYGCKQYSKVAVSDNLDHSKDTIFAYLYKTMSMVPKYINRIRLWTDGPSNQFKNKYMAATIKAFETKFHKKIIWNYHATAHGKSCVDGIGAVVKNKIKRLVNSRKSVVNCSRDFIDSFNQEPSNIELIEMSFADINKINKTMKLDTVTETAKTIKDISKFHQLQCVDNKIKGFVLSKDGYASLQ